A single window of Chitinophaga sp. XS-30 DNA harbors:
- a CDS encoding RagB/SusD family nutrient uptake outer membrane protein, whose translation MKQLITYTALFAVIISTAACNKWLDLKPQDGIVRDEFWQTKEQVDAAVTGIYASLLGSPDNSISLAEYFFIWGEARTDMVSPGFRATSDEYDLVNVNILPTNVFANWRVVYQSINYCNTVIDLAPAVRELDNTFTEEHLNRAVGEALAIRSLLYFYLVRTFEEVPLKLNATTSDEDLEPVAKSPAAVILDQIVADLKKAEPFLPLTYNNSAKDKGRATRYTVNAILADVYLWMEKYTEAAAECDKIISSNRFGLIGGDLSLFNEIYFKGNSSESIFELQFDAQKLNPFYFMHHTSTRRWSAAAHLMEEVFGVDVINPEPVVDKRGEGNSLRASDLTIWKYIGANDAGTSFRAAEQSFAHWIFYRYADVLLMKAEAINQLDQPLEASRLVKTVRERANALDFSIPMDSTSVQGMEEFILLERQREFAFEGKRWYDVLRNAKRNNYQQLIYLLNMVGVSIPKERQQAAFNKLRDKNSHYMPVYQYELQTNKLLVQNPFYK comes from the coding sequence ATGAAGCAACTGATCACATATACAGCTTTGTTCGCAGTCATCATCAGCACCGCTGCCTGCAACAAATGGCTTGACCTGAAGCCGCAGGACGGTATCGTGCGGGACGAGTTCTGGCAGACGAAGGAACAGGTGGACGCGGCCGTTACCGGCATCTACGCATCCCTGCTGGGAAGTCCTGATAACAGCATTTCCCTCGCAGAATACTTCTTTATCTGGGGAGAGGCCCGTACAGATATGGTCAGCCCGGGATTCCGCGCCACCTCGGATGAATACGACCTGGTGAATGTCAACATCCTCCCCACCAACGTTTTCGCCAACTGGCGCGTAGTGTACCAATCCATCAACTATTGCAATACCGTTATCGATCTAGCTCCCGCTGTACGGGAGCTGGACAACACTTTCACGGAGGAACACCTGAACAGGGCAGTGGGAGAGGCGCTGGCGATCCGCAGCCTGCTCTACTTCTATCTCGTCAGAACATTCGAAGAGGTGCCGCTGAAACTCAATGCCACAACCAGTGATGAAGACCTGGAGCCGGTAGCCAAATCGCCCGCTGCGGTGATCCTGGACCAGATCGTTGCAGATCTGAAAAAGGCAGAACCTTTTCTGCCACTGACCTATAACAACAGCGCCAAAGACAAAGGCCGCGCCACCCGCTATACGGTTAACGCCATCCTGGCGGATGTATATCTCTGGATGGAGAAATACACCGAGGCCGCCGCGGAATGCGACAAGATCATCAGCTCCAACCGTTTTGGGCTTATCGGCGGGGACCTGTCCCTTTTCAATGAGATCTATTTCAAAGGCAATTCCAGCGAAAGCATTTTTGAACTGCAGTTCGATGCGCAAAAGCTGAACCCCTTTTATTTCATGCATCACACCTCCACCCGCAGATGGAGCGCCGCCGCTCATCTTATGGAAGAAGTATTCGGTGTGGATGTGATCAACCCCGAACCGGTTGTGGACAAAAGAGGGGAAGGCAATTCGCTCCGCGCTTCCGATCTCACCATATGGAAATACATCGGGGCAAATGATGCGGGCACCAGTTTCCGCGCCGCTGAACAGTCGTTTGCGCACTGGATATTTTACCGCTATGCTGATGTGCTGCTGATGAAGGCTGAAGCCATCAACCAGCTGGATCAGCCGCTGGAAGCGTCCCGCCTGGTAAAGACGGTCAGGGAGCGCGCCAATGCGCTGGACTTCTCCATTCCCATGGATTCCACCAGCGTACAGGGCATGGAAGAATTCATTCTCCTGGAAAGACAACGCGAGTTTGCCTTTGAAGGGAAACGCTGGTACGATGTGCTGCGCAATGCCAAAAGGAATAACTATCAGCAACTCATCTATCTCCTGAATATGGTAGGCGTCAGCATTCCGAAGGAAAGGCAGCAGGCAGCGTTCAACAAGCTCCGCGACAAGAACAGTCACTATATGCCGGTATACCAGTATGAGTTGCAGACCAACAAACTATTGGTGCAGAATCCTTTTTATAAATAA
- a CDS encoding fasciclin domain-containing protein has protein sequence MSNRLIVLSCLLVAALGCKKKAWDEYYGRPDTLEPPIYQVLESKGNFRHILAAIDKAGYGKTLGAAGYWTFFAPHDSAFDVYFKANSMSGIEDLDSNACRKIVTYCLVYNAFKRERLGDYQSSLGWVPNVAFKRRTASYTGVYDGQNTSGESIKVINSNRNNNGAVFYVEADNNNKYLPYFVDNFVSAKGLSAADYNYFYPATPYTGFNVADAVVTEQDVPAENGVIHVINKVITTLPGLDEYISSNPQYSEFKKLFDKFLLQYALNPAVSQRYQQTNGSNAPVYTKIFNASLAFSPNNENFLKQQDNDGQQNTYSMFVPTNDALLNYVNQVLLEHYSSLEEMPINIIYDFVNAHLWQTAVWPSKFATTINFLGEEARFDPAADVVDKKILSNGIFYGTSKVQAANVFSSVYGRAYLDPKYSMMTSLLNQELKFQISNIRLKYSIFLISNDVLNDAGYFSDPLVDNNPAFQWRYTPPGGGAQLTGSSALVRLMRVLNLHVIPDLDVQSLSGSGVVKTYGGEFVRYENNQVFSSGNLEEGNFIARTDSKTALNGTAHYLDGVLTFTETAIGRHIEKLGAPATSPFNYFWEYLRRSTIYTASTGDILNVAAGSFYTFFIPDNDAILAAVNDGLLPGTGTAPNKVPDFNPAGLAEKALVEKFINFHILNKKSVATDGQESGSFETLLRDNNGEPTSLFVSNAAPNSMQITDMHARVVDVVQSSSNYLSNRCVIHLISDYLKYVE, from the coding sequence TTGTCTAACAGATTAATAGTGCTGTCATGCCTGTTGGTGGCTGCCCTTGGCTGCAAAAAAAAGGCCTGGGACGAGTACTATGGTCGCCCTGATACCCTGGAACCACCTATCTACCAGGTATTGGAAAGCAAAGGGAATTTCCGTCACATATTGGCCGCTATCGACAAGGCCGGATATGGCAAAACCCTCGGTGCTGCCGGTTACTGGACCTTCTTTGCTCCTCATGATTCTGCCTTTGATGTGTATTTCAAAGCGAACAGCATGTCCGGTATTGAAGATCTGGACAGCAATGCCTGCCGGAAGATCGTTACCTACTGCCTCGTGTACAACGCCTTTAAACGCGAGCGCCTGGGCGATTACCAGAGCTCGCTGGGATGGGTGCCAAACGTTGCCTTTAAACGACGCACCGCCAGTTATACCGGTGTGTACGACGGGCAGAACACCAGCGGCGAAAGTATAAAGGTCATCAATAGCAACCGCAACAATAATGGTGCGGTGTTCTATGTGGAAGCGGACAACAATAATAAATACCTGCCCTACTTCGTAGACAACTTCGTATCCGCAAAAGGCCTGTCCGCGGCAGATTACAACTATTTCTATCCCGCAACGCCCTATACCGGGTTCAACGTGGCGGATGCCGTTGTTACCGAACAGGACGTTCCCGCGGAAAATGGCGTGATCCATGTGATCAATAAAGTGATCACCACTCTGCCCGGGCTGGATGAATATATTTCTTCCAACCCGCAATACAGCGAGTTCAAAAAACTCTTCGATAAATTTCTGCTCCAGTACGCACTCAATCCCGCGGTTTCACAGCGATACCAGCAGACCAACGGCAGCAACGCACCGGTATATACAAAGATATTCAACGCCAGCCTCGCCTTTTCACCCAACAACGAGAATTTCCTTAAGCAGCAGGACAATGATGGGCAGCAGAATACCTACAGCATGTTCGTACCAACGAATGACGCGCTGCTGAACTATGTGAACCAGGTACTGCTGGAGCATTACAGCAGCCTGGAAGAAATGCCCATCAATATCATTTATGATTTTGTGAATGCCCATCTCTGGCAAACGGCGGTATGGCCCAGCAAATTCGCTACTACGATCAACTTTCTGGGAGAGGAAGCCCGGTTCGATCCCGCCGCCGATGTGGTGGACAAAAAGATACTCAGCAACGGCATCTTTTACGGCACCAGCAAGGTACAGGCTGCCAATGTGTTCAGCAGCGTATATGGCCGCGCTTACCTGGACCCGAAATACTCCATGATGACGAGCCTGCTGAACCAGGAGCTGAAATTCCAGATATCCAATATCCGGCTGAAGTATTCCATTTTCCTGATCAGCAATGATGTGCTGAATGACGCGGGATACTTTTCTGATCCGCTTGTAGACAATAACCCTGCCTTTCAATGGCGGTACACGCCACCAGGTGGCGGTGCGCAATTGACGGGGTCTTCTGCGCTGGTACGTCTCATGCGTGTGCTGAACCTGCATGTGATCCCGGACCTGGATGTGCAAAGTCTTTCCGGCTCCGGTGTGGTGAAGACCTATGGCGGCGAGTTTGTACGGTATGAGAATAACCAGGTATTTTCTTCCGGGAATCTGGAAGAAGGCAATTTCATCGCCCGGACGGATTCCAAAACCGCACTGAATGGAACAGCGCATTACCTCGATGGTGTGCTGACGTTTACAGAAACGGCTATCGGCAGACATATTGAAAAGCTGGGGGCACCTGCCACATCCCCGTTCAACTATTTCTGGGAATACCTGCGACGCTCCACGATCTATACGGCATCTACCGGGGACATTCTCAATGTGGCGGCGGGCTCTTTCTATACTTTCTTTATCCCGGACAATGACGCCATCCTGGCCGCTGTGAATGACGGCCTGTTGCCAGGGACCGGCACAGCTCCCAATAAAGTGCCGGACTTCAATCCTGCCGGCCTGGCTGAAAAAGCACTGGTGGAGAAGTTCATCAACTTTCACATTCTGAATAAAAAATCTGTTGCTACAGACGGGCAGGAGAGCGGTTCCTTCGAAACGCTTCTCCGGGATAACAACGGCGAGCCAACCAGCCTGTTTGTGAGTAACGCCGCACCCAATTCGATGCAGATAACGGATATGCATGCACGGGTTGTGGATGTAGTGCAATCCAGCAGCAATTACCTGAGTAACCGTTGCGTGATCCACCTGATCAGCGACTATTTAAAATATGTAGAATAA
- a CDS encoding GntR family transcriptional regulator, protein MKQHPIFKYLFIDDFSATPKYYQLANSIIKAIADGKVGEDDVLPSINEVSYVFEISRDTAEKAYKYLKGLGILGSVPGKGYFVKNTHLGRQYKILLLFNKLSEHKKIIYDSFAARLGEPGSIDFYIYNSDFALFKRLLSQKLDDYTHVVILPHFRERWDNVDEVINSIPKEKLILLDKKLKGVTGEYGAVYENFQKDIYEALEQAKDKLQKYQNIKIIFPEHSYYPDEIRQGFEQFCQNYAFNGLVVGNIELDDIKKGDVFINIRENDLVVLIEKIISLGLVIGEDVGIITYNETPLKKLILNGLTTISTDFRTMGEVAARLILENSREQIEVPFNIIMRQSL, encoded by the coding sequence ATGAAGCAACATCCTATCTTCAAATATCTGTTTATTGACGACTTCTCCGCCACGCCGAAATACTATCAGCTGGCCAATTCCATTATCAAGGCCATTGCGGATGGCAAGGTAGGGGAAGATGATGTGCTGCCATCGATCAATGAGGTGAGTTATGTGTTCGAGATATCCCGGGATACGGCTGAAAAGGCCTACAAATACCTGAAAGGCCTGGGTATCCTCGGGTCCGTTCCGGGAAAAGGGTACTTTGTAAAGAACACCCATCTTGGCCGTCAATATAAGATACTGCTGCTTTTCAATAAACTGAGCGAGCACAAGAAGATCATCTACGATTCTTTCGCCGCCCGGCTTGGGGAGCCGGGAAGCATTGACTTTTATATCTATAACAGTGATTTTGCCCTTTTTAAACGGCTGCTTTCCCAGAAGCTGGACGACTACACGCATGTGGTGATCCTGCCGCATTTCAGGGAACGCTGGGATAATGTGGATGAAGTGATCAACAGTATCCCGAAAGAAAAACTGATCCTGCTGGACAAAAAGCTGAAAGGCGTAACCGGCGAATACGGGGCCGTGTACGAGAACTTTCAGAAAGATATCTATGAAGCACTGGAGCAGGCAAAGGACAAATTGCAGAAGTATCAAAATATCAAGATCATCTTCCCGGAACATTCGTACTATCCTGACGAGATCCGCCAGGGATTTGAGCAATTCTGCCAGAACTATGCTTTTAACGGTCTTGTGGTAGGCAATATAGAATTGGACGATATAAAAAAAGGCGATGTATTCATCAATATCCGGGAGAACGATCTGGTCGTGCTGATCGAGAAGATCATTTCCCTGGGGCTGGTGATCGGGGAGGATGTAGGCATTATTACGTACAATGAAACACCCCTGAAAAAACTGATACTGAACGGGCTCACCACCATTTCCACAGATTTCAGGACCATGGGCGAAGTGGCTGCCCGCCTGATCCTCGAAAATTCCCGGGAGCAGATCGAAGTTCCTTTTAATATCATTATGCGTCAATCCCTCTGA
- a CDS encoding rhamnogalacturonan acetylesterase, with amino-acid sequence MSISHAQKFLFSKEKVPSGVVRVTPDSRYNDKAGYGFEAGVALKETDGGIGADGPFFFSVKLAEGNYNIRAEVAAAAVRVECRRMMVQDTVTGRVAFTVHVRDTMIRDASGKVIGTVRIKPREKNYRHWDNLLTIEFNGRSPAIRSLGITPAREAVTVFLAGNSTVVDQDREPWAAWGQMIPAFFIPGKVAVANYAESGEALSSFIRARRLEKIISLMQPGDYLFIEFGHNDQKQKGSGVGPFTSYKRDLLHFILETRKKGGIPVLVTSMHRRSFDTSGRIINTLGDYPEAVRQVAREQDVALIDLNAMSRTLYEAWGETASLKAFVHYPANTFPGQAQALQDNTHFSTYGAWQIAKCIIKGIRDSGSGLAGFLRDDIQPFDPAHPDDITTWYWPLSPLKPARKPDGN; translated from the coding sequence GTGTCAATTTCACACGCACAAAAATTTCTCTTCAGCAAAGAGAAAGTCCCTTCGGGTGTTGTGCGCGTTACCCCTGATTCGCGCTATAATGACAAAGCCGGGTATGGTTTTGAAGCCGGTGTTGCATTAAAGGAGACCGATGGTGGTATTGGTGCGGACGGTCCTTTTTTCTTTTCGGTAAAACTGGCGGAAGGCAATTATAATATCCGGGCGGAAGTGGCTGCTGCTGCGGTAAGGGTGGAATGCCGGCGGATGATGGTGCAGGATACGGTAACCGGCCGGGTTGCATTTACCGTACACGTCAGGGATACCATGATACGCGATGCTTCCGGCAAGGTGATCGGGACGGTGCGGATAAAACCCCGGGAGAAAAATTACCGTCATTGGGACAATTTACTCACCATTGAGTTCAACGGCCGTTCACCCGCCATCCGTTCCCTCGGGATAACACCCGCAAGGGAGGCCGTCACCGTTTTTCTGGCCGGCAATTCCACAGTGGTGGACCAGGACAGGGAGCCATGGGCCGCCTGGGGGCAGATGATACCCGCGTTCTTTATACCCGGTAAAGTAGCTGTAGCCAACTATGCGGAAAGCGGGGAAGCGCTTTCTTCCTTTATCCGTGCCCGGCGGCTGGAAAAGATCATCAGCCTGATGCAACCGGGGGATTACCTGTTCATTGAATTCGGGCATAATGACCAGAAGCAGAAGGGATCAGGGGTCGGGCCGTTTACTTCCTACAAGCGGGACCTGCTGCACTTTATCCTGGAAACCCGCAAAAAGGGCGGCATCCCGGTACTGGTCACCTCCATGCACCGCCGCAGCTTCGATACATCAGGCCGCATCATCAACACACTCGGCGATTACCCGGAAGCAGTGCGGCAGGTTGCCAGGGAACAGGATGTTGCGCTCATAGACCTGAATGCCATGAGCAGAACATTATACGAAGCCTGGGGCGAAACGGCTTCCCTGAAAGCATTTGTGCATTATCCCGCCAATACTTTCCCCGGGCAGGCGCAGGCGCTGCAGGATAACACGCACTTCAGCACATACGGCGCCTGGCAGATCGCAAAATGCATCATCAAAGGTATCCGGGATAGCGGCTCCGGGCTGGCAGGTTTCCTGCGGGATGATATACAACCCTTCGACCCCGCGCATCCGGATGATATAACAACCTGGTACTGGCCCTTAAGCCCGTTAAAGCCCGCCAGAAAGCCGGATGGGAACTGA
- a CDS encoding SusC/RagA family TonB-linked outer membrane protein has protein sequence MRNFTKTVVSLLVVIACCAIPAMAQVPAETTIVKGKVTDKRTKEPLIGVSVMEMDADGRIIKGTATDIEGNFVLKVTNMKNRIGASFIGYRTFSLPLNGRTTVNFSLEYGSTDLEEFTVTSKATVNNGMMNIKERNSTLAISKINAKELEEMQSASIDQALQGRLSGVDITASSGDPGAAMSIRIRGISSISSTGNPLIVVDGMPFQTEIPGDFNFGSADEQGYAQLLNISPADIKEISVLKDAAATAIWGSRAANGVLVITTKRGAMGKPSLTYSFKGSASVLPDPIPMLNGDQYSTLIPEAFINRNGSTLNSQNVREFNYDPNDPYWYYNYSNNTNWIEEISRTGILQDHNISMNGGGEKARYFASVGYFDQSGTTIGTGLKRMNTRINLDYLISDKIKIFTSIAYTHTDQDRSYLSAKDGAIRGVAYIKMPNMSVFEYDEQGNVSPTYFSPAQNVQGAYSRIYNPVAMAKEAKYSVLGERIVPRFQMEYNIIPEKLRIVGDVQFDINNTKNKSFLPQIATGRPNTETVVNRAYDGDIDLFGVTTKLSIDYNPRFKNTDHNLITFFTVMTDDYKSVNQEIMTSNTASSLLQDPSIPSRTQNQELRAVSGISQTRSIGAALTGQYEYKDKYFISGTIRGDGNSRFGPNYKYGLFPSVGARWRVSGEKFMSGVKKLDDLSFRASYGLSGEAPRYDYTFYNRYNTFTWGYQGESGVYPATMELKNLRWQTIHGGNIGANLSWMDGRFRLDAEVYRNRTKDLFFDGLQIASHTGYSNVNMNVGVLDNQGWELAIFTTPVKTKNWSIGFDFNISRNENIIREISEFYPNSKGDVTALGQYMSLLQVDNPFGSFYGYKYKGVYKNQEATVAKGPDGKPIIGPNGQTVYMRFNYPNVDYIFQPGDAIYEDINNDGNINYMDVVYLGNSNPLFSGGFGPNFTWKNKIRVTTFFNFRYGYEVVNGTKMNTTNMHGFDNQSTAVLRRWRKEGDETDIPRAIIAGGYNWLGSDRYVEDASFLRFRQVTVRYTFDNKQLERFKMRSLSVFATAENLFTLTKYTGQDPEVGALGADPFRIAYDYSMTPPSKIFTIGLQAGF, from the coding sequence ATGCGCAATTTTACGAAAACAGTAGTAAGCTTGTTGGTGGTCATAGCATGCTGTGCGATCCCGGCAATGGCCCAGGTGCCTGCCGAAACCACCATTGTAAAAGGGAAGGTGACGGATAAACGGACAAAGGAACCGCTCATCGGCGTTTCGGTGATGGAAATGGACGCGGACGGGCGTATCATCAAAGGCACTGCCACGGACATTGAAGGCAACTTCGTACTGAAAGTAACCAATATGAAGAACCGTATTGGCGCCTCTTTCATCGGCTACCGCACTTTTTCACTGCCGCTCAATGGCCGCACCACCGTGAACTTTTCGCTGGAATACGGCTCCACGGACCTGGAGGAGTTTACCGTAACGTCAAAAGCTACCGTGAATAACGGTATGATGAACATCAAAGAACGCAACTCCACTCTCGCCATCTCGAAGATCAATGCGAAAGAACTGGAAGAAATGCAATCCGCCAGTATCGATCAGGCTTTACAGGGCCGGTTGAGCGGGGTGGATATCACCGCATCCAGCGGAGATCCCGGCGCTGCCATGAGCATCCGCATCCGCGGCATATCTTCTATCAGCAGCACCGGAAACCCTTTGATCGTAGTGGACGGGATGCCCTTTCAGACGGAAATCCCCGGTGATTTCAACTTCGGTTCCGCGGATGAGCAGGGCTATGCACAGTTGCTGAACATATCGCCTGCCGATATCAAAGAGATATCCGTACTGAAAGATGCGGCAGCTACCGCTATATGGGGCTCCCGCGCGGCCAACGGCGTACTGGTGATCACCACAAAAAGAGGCGCAATGGGCAAACCTTCGCTCACCTACTCTTTTAAAGGCTCCGCTTCCGTATTGCCCGATCCCATCCCGATGCTGAACGGTGACCAGTATTCCACACTGATTCCCGAGGCATTTATTAACCGGAACGGCTCTACGCTAAATTCGCAGAACGTCCGGGAGTTCAACTACGATCCCAACGACCCCTACTGGTACTACAATTACAGTAATAATACCAACTGGATAGAGGAAATTTCCAGAACGGGCATTCTGCAGGACCATAATATCAGCATGAACGGCGGCGGTGAAAAGGCGCGTTACTTTGCTTCCGTGGGGTATTTCGATCAGTCCGGCACAACCATCGGTACCGGTCTCAAACGCATGAACACCCGCATCAACCTGGATTACCTCATTTCGGACAAGATCAAGATATTCACCAGCATAGCCTACACGCATACGGATCAGGACCGCAGTTATCTCAGTGCAAAGGACGGCGCTATCCGTGGAGTGGCATACATCAAAATGCCGAACATGAGCGTATTTGAATACGATGAACAAGGCAATGTATCTCCCACTTATTTCTCTCCGGCGCAGAACGTACAGGGCGCCTACAGCCGCATTTACAATCCCGTGGCCATGGCCAAGGAGGCGAAGTACAGCGTGCTGGGAGAAAGGATCGTTCCGCGTTTCCAGATGGAGTACAATATCATCCCTGAGAAACTGAGGATCGTGGGAGATGTGCAGTTCGATATCAACAATACCAAGAACAAAAGCTTCCTGCCCCAGATCGCTACCGGCCGGCCCAATACCGAAACGGTCGTGAACAGGGCGTATGACGGGGATATAGATCTGTTTGGCGTGACTACAAAGCTGAGCATCGACTACAATCCCCGTTTCAAAAATACCGATCATAACCTGATCACTTTCTTCACGGTGATGACGGATGATTACAAATCCGTGAACCAGGAGATCATGACCTCCAATACGGCTTCCTCACTGCTGCAGGACCCCTCCATTCCCTCGCGTACCCAGAACCAGGAGCTGCGCGCCGTATCCGGCATTTCGCAGACCAGGAGCATCGGCGCGGCATTGACGGGACAGTATGAGTATAAGGACAAATACTTTATAAGCGGCACCATTCGCGGCGACGGCAACTCCCGCTTCGGCCCCAACTACAAGTACGGCCTGTTCCCTTCCGTTGGCGCCCGCTGGAGAGTGTCCGGGGAGAAGTTCATGAGCGGTGTCAAAAAGCTGGATGATCTCAGCTTCCGCGCCAGCTACGGTCTCAGCGGCGAAGCACCCCGCTATGACTACACCTTTTACAACCGCTATAACACCTTTACTTGGGGCTACCAGGGAGAAAGCGGTGTGTACCCCGCTACGATGGAACTGAAAAACCTTCGCTGGCAGACGATCCATGGCGGCAACATAGGCGCCAATCTCTCCTGGATGGATGGCCGTTTCCGCCTCGATGCGGAAGTGTACCGCAACCGCACAAAGGACCTTTTCTTTGACGGCCTGCAGATCGCTTCCCATACCGGCTACAGCAATGTGAACATGAATGTGGGCGTACTGGATAATCAGGGCTGGGAGCTTGCCATCTTTACCACGCCCGTCAAAACAAAGAACTGGAGCATCGGCTTCGACTTCAATATCTCCCGCAATGAGAACATCATCCGCGAAATATCTGAATTCTATCCGAACAGTAAAGGGGATGTCACCGCGCTCGGCCAATACATGAGCCTGCTGCAGGTAGACAATCCCTTCGGTTCCTTTTACGGCTACAAATACAAAGGCGTGTACAAGAATCAGGAAGCCACCGTGGCCAAAGGTCCGGATGGCAAACCGATCATCGGACCGAACGGGCAGACGGTGTATATGCGTTTCAACTATCCCAACGTGGATTACATCTTCCAGCCGGGAGACGCCATTTATGAGGATATCAATAACGACGGCAACATCAATTATATGGACGTGGTGTACCTCGGTAACAGCAATCCGCTGTTCTCCGGGGGCTTCGGGCCGAACTTCACCTGGAAGAATAAGATCCGCGTGACCACATTCTTCAACTTCCGTTACGGTTACGAAGTGGTGAACGGCACAAAGATGAACACCACCAATATGCACGGATTCGATAACCAGAGCACCGCCGTGCTGCGCCGCTGGAGAAAAGAAGGCGATGAAACGGATATACCGCGCGCGATCATCGCTGGAGGGTATAACTGGCTCGGCAGCGATCGCTATGTGGAAGATGCCTCATTCCTCCGCTTCCGGCAAGTGACCGTGCGTTATACGTTTGACAACAAACAACTGGAAAGATTCAAAATGCGTTCGCTGAGCGTGTTCGCCACGGCGGAAAATCTTTTCACCCTGACGAAGTACACCGGTCAGGACCCCGAAGTAGGAGCGCTCGGCGCTGATCCCTTCCGCATCGCGTACGACTATTCCATGACGCCGCCGTCCAAAATATTCACTATCGGCTTGCAGGCAGGTTTTTAA
- the rhaT gene encoding L-rhamnose/proton symporter RhaT: MQVILGILFHFIGGFASGSFYIPYKKVKGWNWESYWITGGIFSWLFVPFIAAWLTVPGFMDIIAGTPFMTLFWTYFLGVLWGIGGLTFGLSMRYLGMSLGMAVALGFCSAFGALIPPLYKEFFTDSTDNFSAMLRTGSGVFVLLGVIVCLVGIAISGKAGMFKEKELSKEKQKESIKEFDLKKGLTVAIVSGILSACMSFAISAGEPMGQAAVANDANPLFKNNVIFVIIMLGGLTTNFIWCMVLNAKNKSFGDYTNRKTPLASNYFFSALAGTTWFLQFFFYGMGESKLGNGASSWILHMAFIILISSMWGLTLKEWKGVSRKTFATFLIGIATIILSVVLVGYGNSL; this comes from the coding sequence ATGCAAGTTATTCTCGGTATTCTGTTTCATTTTATTGGCGGTTTCGCCTCCGGTAGTTTTTACATTCCCTATAAAAAAGTAAAAGGCTGGAACTGGGAGAGTTATTGGATCACAGGCGGGATATTCTCCTGGCTGTTTGTTCCGTTCATTGCGGCCTGGCTGACGGTGCCCGGGTTTATGGACATCATCGCCGGCACGCCTTTCATGACTTTATTCTGGACCTATTTCCTGGGGGTGCTCTGGGGTATCGGGGGATTGACCTTCGGCCTGTCCATGCGGTATCTCGGCATGTCTCTCGGAATGGCCGTGGCGCTGGGTTTCTGCTCCGCCTTCGGAGCGCTGATCCCACCGCTGTATAAAGAGTTCTTTACGGACAGCACCGATAATTTTTCCGCCATGCTGCGGACCGGCAGCGGTGTGTTCGTATTGCTGGGCGTGATCGTCTGCCTCGTGGGCATCGCCATCAGCGGAAAAGCGGGCATGTTCAAGGAAAAAGAGCTGTCAAAAGAGAAGCAGAAAGAAAGTATCAAGGAATTCGACCTGAAAAAGGGGCTGACGGTAGCCATCGTTTCAGGTATCCTCAGCGCCTGCATGAGCTTTGCCATCTCCGCCGGCGAACCGATGGGGCAAGCGGCAGTAGCCAACGACGCCAATCCCCTGTTCAAAAACAACGTGATCTTTGTGATCATCATGCTCGGCGGGCTGACGACGAATTTCATCTGGTGCATGGTACTCAACGCGAAGAACAAAAGCTTCGGGGACTATACGAACCGCAAGACGCCGCTGGCCAGCAATTACTTTTTCTCCGCACTGGCCGGCACTACCTGGTTCCTGCAGTTCTTTTTCTACGGCATGGGAGAAAGCAAGCTTGGCAACGGCGCCAGCTCCTGGATATTGCACATGGCCTTCATCATCCTTATTTCCAGCATGTGGGGGCTGACACTGAAGGAATGGAAAGGCGTCAGCCGGAAAACTTTTGCCACTTTCCTCATCGGTATTGCCACGATCATTTTGTCTGTAGTACTGGTGGGATACGGTAACTCATTATAA